Proteins encoded within one genomic window of Saccharopolyspora pogona:
- a CDS encoding recombinase family protein: MQLGPDEAAAAVERHPCPQCDVPAGSACRTRAGKTAAKYHTARFILVPSLRDELTVPVPTDRGPGKKWTPGPEVTAAAPKTTGAPIRIGYARCSTATQELQSQLDALAAAHCTRVFSEKISTRIKVRPELEKALTLAHEIKTAAPYQPVILTVHEMKRLARNAAELMTLSAQLQGGGVQLELLTGPLTGIYDPHGMGSMLFAVLAVAAQLDRDHIREKTLEGQQAAAARGNHGGRPKVLDEDDVLFARALRDKGTPMPDIVKKLTIKTGKNAGQHPSVASLYRALSDNDA; encoded by the coding sequence ATGCAACTTGGACCCGACGAGGCCGCGGCCGCGGTCGAACGCCACCCCTGCCCGCAATGCGACGTGCCCGCTGGCAGCGCCTGCCGCACCCGCGCCGGGAAGACCGCCGCCAAGTACCACACCGCACGGTTCATCCTCGTGCCCTCGCTGCGCGACGAACTCACCGTGCCCGTCCCGACCGACCGGGGACCAGGCAAGAAGTGGACACCAGGCCCGGAGGTCACCGCCGCGGCGCCGAAGACGACCGGGGCGCCGATCCGGATCGGCTACGCCCGCTGCTCCACCGCCACCCAGGAACTCCAGTCCCAGCTCGACGCGCTCGCGGCCGCGCACTGCACGCGGGTGTTCTCCGAGAAGATCAGCACCCGCATCAAGGTCCGTCCCGAGCTGGAGAAGGCGCTCACTCTCGCCCACGAGATCAAGACGGCGGCGCCGTACCAGCCGGTGATCCTCACCGTGCACGAAATGAAACGCCTCGCACGCAACGCCGCCGAACTCATGACCCTCTCCGCCCAACTCCAGGGCGGCGGAGTGCAGCTGGAACTGCTGACCGGCCCCTTGACCGGGATCTACGACCCACACGGCATGGGCTCCATGCTCTTCGCCGTGCTCGCCGTCGCCGCCCAGCTCGACCGCGACCACATCCGCGAGAAAACCCTCGAAGGCCAACAAGCCGCCGCCGCACGCGGCAACCACGGCGGCCGACCCAAGGTGCTCGACGAAGACGACGTGCTCTTCGCCCGCGCCCTACGCGACAAGGGCACCCCGATGCCCGACATCGTCAAGAAGCTGACCATCAAGACCGGCAAGAACGCCGGCCAACACCCCTCAGTCGCCTCGCTCTACCGCGCACTCTCCGACAACGACGCCTGA
- a CDS encoding SDR family NAD(P)-dependent oxidoreductase, producing MNPTYDFSGQVALVTGAASGMGLAAARAFADSGAAVVLADLDHDAVQNAAEEITGRGRRAIGVDCDVTDEQQVEAAVRRAVTEYGRLDMAFNNAGIQVPPTDAADETADSFDRVNAVNLRGVWAAMKHELRQMRERGSGAIVNCSSLGGLVGLPERAAYHASKHGVIGLTRSAAVEYAPRGIRINAVCPGVIDTPMVADMVENQAEAMAGIIKEQPIGRLGRADEVAAAVLWLCSPGASFVTGTALPVDGGFTVH from the coding sequence ATGAACCCCACCTACGACTTCTCCGGGCAGGTGGCCCTGGTCACCGGCGCTGCCTCCGGCATGGGCCTGGCCGCCGCCCGCGCGTTCGCCGACTCCGGCGCCGCCGTGGTTCTGGCCGACCTCGACCACGATGCCGTCCAGAACGCAGCCGAAGAGATCACCGGCCGCGGGCGGCGGGCGATCGGTGTCGACTGCGACGTCACCGACGAACAGCAAGTGGAAGCGGCAGTGCGGCGCGCGGTGACGGAGTACGGCCGCCTGGACATGGCGTTCAACAACGCCGGCATCCAGGTGCCGCCGACCGACGCGGCCGACGAGACGGCCGACTCCTTCGACCGGGTCAACGCCGTCAACCTGCGCGGCGTCTGGGCGGCGATGAAGCACGAACTGCGACAGATGCGAGAGCGGGGCAGCGGCGCCATCGTCAACTGCTCATCCCTGGGCGGGCTCGTCGGGCTGCCCGAGCGTGCGGCCTACCATGCCTCCAAGCACGGCGTCATCGGCCTGACCCGCAGCGCCGCAGTTGAGTACGCGCCCCGGGGCATCCGCATCAACGCCGTGTGCCCCGGCGTCATTGACACCCCGATGGTCGCCGACATGGTCGAGAACCAGGCCGAGGCCATGGCCGGGATCATCAAGGAACAGCCCATCGGCCGGCTGGGGAGAGCGGACGAGGTCGCAGCAGCCGTCCTGTGGCTGTGCAGCCCCGGCGCCAGCTTCGTCACCGGAACAGCTCTCCCCGTCGATGGTGGCTTCACCGTCCACTGA
- a CDS encoding zinc-dependent alcohol dehydrogenase family protein produces the protein MRGAVIYAPGDVRVEERENPAIVAPTDAIIRVSATCVCGSDLWDYRGVNDVTQPTPTGHEYVGVVTEIGDEVKSIAVGDFVIGSFFASDNTCEICEAGYQSRCAHAEFVGAGGAQSEYLRVPLADGTLVATPGMPDDDLIPSLLAASDVLGTGWFGAVAAEVGPGKTVVVVGDGAVGLLAVLAAKQLGAERIIAMSRHESRQKLAREFGATDIVAERGDEGVAKIKELTDGYGAHSVIEAVGTQESMMQAIRSTRAGGHVGYVGVAHGVELPGEELFFAEVHLLGGPAPVRRFLPELIQLIWDRKIDPGKVFDLTLPLDKAAEGYKAMDERRAIKTLLKP, from the coding sequence GGCGACTTGCGTGTGCGGGTCGGACCTGTGGGATTACCGCGGCGTCAACGATGTGACACAGCCGACTCCGACGGGTCACGAGTACGTCGGTGTGGTCACCGAGATCGGCGACGAGGTGAAGAGCATCGCGGTCGGGGACTTCGTGATCGGTTCGTTCTTCGCCTCGGACAACACCTGTGAGATCTGCGAGGCCGGCTACCAGTCGCGGTGCGCGCATGCCGAGTTCGTCGGCGCCGGTGGGGCACAGTCGGAGTACCTGCGGGTGCCGCTGGCCGACGGCACCCTCGTCGCCACCCCCGGAATGCCGGACGACGACCTGATCCCTTCGCTGCTGGCCGCCTCCGATGTGCTCGGAACGGGCTGGTTCGGCGCCGTGGCCGCTGAGGTCGGGCCGGGTAAGACCGTGGTCGTGGTCGGTGACGGAGCGGTGGGTCTGCTCGCTGTTCTGGCCGCGAAGCAGCTGGGTGCAGAGCGGATCATCGCGATGTCGCGGCACGAGTCGCGGCAGAAGCTCGCCCGCGAGTTCGGCGCGACCGACATCGTCGCAGAGCGCGGCGACGAGGGCGTAGCCAAGATCAAGGAGCTCACCGACGGGTACGGCGCTCACAGCGTGATCGAGGCCGTCGGCACCCAGGAATCGATGATGCAGGCCATCCGCTCCACGCGTGCCGGTGGGCACGTGGGGTACGTGGGCGTGGCCCACGGGGTGGAGCTTCCGGGCGAGGAACTGTTCTTCGCTGAGGTGCACCTGCTCGGCGGTCCCGCTCCGGTGCGTCGGTTCCTGCCTGAGCTGATCCAGCTCATCTGGGACCGCAAGATCGACCCGGGCAAGGTCTTCGACCTCACACTCCCGCTCGATAAGGCCGCTGAGGGCTACAAGGCGATGGACGAGCGCCGCGCCATCAAAACCCTGCTGAAGCCCTGA